From the Cyanobium sp. M30B3 genome, the window CGGTCGGCCAGCACCGCCTCCAGCAACTCCCGGCTGAGGGGGTAGGGAACCGGGGTGGCGGCGGCCTGCGCGGGAGCCATGGGGCTGGAGCACAACAAACACCGCGCCATGTTGGCCCGGAGCGGCACGGGCCCGATCCATGCGGCATCCTCGTAGCCAGATGGGAAGGTTCAGGCCGGATGCCGTCCCTGCAGGTGGCCATGCTGCTGGCGGGGGTGCTGCTGCTGATCGGCATCACCTCCAGCAAGTTCTCGGCCCGGCTGGGGATTCCAGTGCTGGTGCTGTTCCTGGCCATAGCCACCTCAGCCACTCCCCAATCAGCGGTAGCCCTTCAGGCCGGAGCTTGAGCCCGCAACACCAGCAGATCCTCCACAATCAGCTCCGCTGCCCGCTCGGCCGCATCGAGAAAGGGCAGCAGGGTGCGCTGGGCCCCCAGGAATTCCAGCTTGGCCACCTCGGCTTCGTCGTGGGCGGTGGCGATGAAGTGGCCCTGGAAACCAGCCGTCTCCAGGCCGTGGTGGATGGCCGCATTCGCTTCAAGCGAGGGCAGGGTGCTCACCACCACCGTGGCCGAGGAGAGCGGCAGGGAAGCGGTGAACTCCGGGTCTTCCGAGTCGCCGTACTGCACCGGCAGGCCCTGGGCCGCCGCCAGGCGCAGGGCCTGGGGATCGAAGTCGATGCCGAGGATCGAGAGGTTGTGGGGCTGCAGCTGCCGGTGGATGGCGCCGCCGAAGCGGCCCAGCCCCAGCAGGATCACATCCACCCGCGCCGGGCCGCTGGTGCTGGTGCCCAGTTCGCTGAAGGGGGTGGCCCGCTCCAGCAGCCGCAGGGGGTCCTTCAGCCAGCGGTAGAGCCGCTCCGAGCCCAGGATCATGTAGGTGGAGAGGGCGATGGTGATCACCCCCACCAGGGTGATCAGGCTCACCTCGCCTTCGCCCAGCTGACCGAGCTGCAGCCCCAGGGCCGCCAGGATCAGGGAGAACTCCGAGATCTGGGCCACGGTGAGGCCCGCCATCAGGCCCGTGCGCCGCCGGTAGCCCATCGCCCCCATGATCGCCACCACAATCAGCGGGTTGCCCACCAGCACAAACAGCGACAACACCAATGCGGGCCCCAGCTGCAGGCCGGCGGCCGACACATTCAGCCCCGAGCCGAGATCAATGAAGAAGAACAGCAGCAGGAAATCGCGCAGGCCCGTGAGCCGGGAGGCGATCGCCTCCCGGTAGGCCGTTGAGGCAATCGACACGCCCCCCAGGAAGGCGCCCACCTCCTTGCTGAAGCCCACCACATCGGCCAGGGCCGCCAGGCCCACCGCCCAGGCCACGGCGAACAGCACCAGCAGCTCCTGGTTCTGGGCCAGCCGGCCCAGCAGCGGCGGCATCACCCAGCGCATCGTGGCGGCGGTGCCGAGCACGAAGGCGCTGCCCACCAGCAGCAACCGGATCGCCTGGCCGGCAATGCCGCCGCCGCCCTGCAGGTTGAAGGAGGTGAGCAGGATCATCGCCAGGATCACGGCGATGTCCTGCACCACCAGAAAGCCCACCGCAATCCGGCCGTGCAGCGAATCGATCTCCCGTTTATCGGAGAGCAGCTTCACGATGATGATCGTGCTGGAGAAGGTGAGGCACACGGCGATGTAGAGCGCCGGCACCGCCGCATACCCCAGCCCCAGGGCGATCAGAAAGCCGAACAGGGAGGTGAACACGATCTGCCCCAGGCCCGTTGCCAGGGCCACCGGCCCCACCGAGCGGATCAGGCCCACGTCGAGTTTCAGCCCCACCACAAACAACAGCACGGAAATGCCCACGCTGGAGAGCAGCTTCAGCTCGCTGCCCCCCGACACCCAGTTGAGGGCGGCGGGACCCACCAGGATGCCGGCGATGATGTAGCCGATGATCAGCGGCTGGCGCAGCTTCAGCGCCACCACGCCGATCACGGCCGTCAGCATCAGGATGGCGGCCAGCTCGTGAAACACGCTGCTGAAGGTCACCGAGCCCGCCGCAGATTGGCTGGCTGCACCCTAGGGATCTCCCCACCGCAGGGCCCTCCGGCCACCGGAATCCCCCTCTCACCAGTTGCTGCATGTCAGCCCCGCCCGTTCTCAGCGATCCCCAGCCCGCCGCGGCAGCTGCGCGCCTGCAGGGGCGAGGGGCCCTTGAGCTAGGCGGCAACGGCGCACTGCGCCATCTGCGCTGCCGGGTGCTGCAGTCACCGCTGGCGGGGGTGAGCGACCGCATCTTCCGGGGGCTGGTGCGGCGCTGGGCCGCCGATGCCCTGCTGTTCACCGAGATGGTGAACGCCACCAGCCTGGAGCTGGGCCACGGCCGCCAGAAGGTAGAAGAGCTGGCGGAGGAGGCCGGCCCCATCGGCGTGCAGCTGTTCGATCACCGCCCCGCCGCCATGGCCGAAGCGGCGCGGCGGGCTGAGGCCGCAGGCGCCTTCCTGATCGACATCAACATGGGCTGCCCGGTGAAGAAAATCGCCCGCAAGGGAGGCGGCAGCGGCCTGATCCGTGACCCCGAGCTGGCCGCCCGCATCGTCGACACCGTTGCCGCGGCCGTGCGCATCCCGGTCACCGTGAAAACCCGCCTGGGCTGGTGCGGCGCCCCCGACGGCGACAGCGCCACCCTCGCCGTGCGCTGGTGCCGCCAACTGGAGGGCGCCGGAGCCCAGCTGCTCACCCTGCATGGCCGCACCCGCGAGCAGGGCTTCAAGGGCAGCGCCGACTGGGCCGCCATCGCTGCGGTGAAGCAGGCGCTGGCGATCCCACTGATCGCCAACGGCGACATCCACAGCCCGGACGATGCCCTGCGCTGCCTGGCGCAGACCGGCGCCGACGGCGTGATGGTGGGTCGGGGCACCATGGGAGCCCCCTGGCTGGTGGGGCAGATTGATGCGGCCCTCTGCGGTCGGCCGATCCCGCCCACCCCCGGTCCGGCCGAAAAGCTGGCCCTGGCGGCCGAGCAGTTGCGGGCCCTGGTGGCCGCCAAGGGTGACCACGGACTGCTGATCGCCCGCAAGCACCTCAGCTGGACCTGCAACGGCTTCCCCGGCGCTCCCCAGCTGCGCCATGCCCTGATGCGCGCCCCCACCCCGGCCGAGGCCCTGGCCCTGCTGGAGCAGGCCCAGCAAACGCTCGAGCCGAGCTAGGGCAACACCTCTGGCCAGCCCTGCCGGATCAGCAACAGCGAAAAATAGGGCTGCTCGTCTGCTGGCACCGCCACAGCCGGTGCCAGCAGCTGGTCGGGCCAGCCCACCCGCTGGGCGAACAGGGCGCCCTCCAACACACCCCGCTCCGCCAGCAACGGCCGCACCCAGCTCCAGCGGTGCCCCAGCTTGAGCAGGGCCAACACGGTGCCGTCGCTGGCGGCCCGCTCCAGCAGTCGCAGCAGATCGACACCGCCCTCGGGGGTGGGGCGGATCAGCAGGCCCTCGCTCTGCAGGGCCAGGGGCCAGGCCAGGTCTGCGCTGGAGGCAGCAGCGGCTGCCGCACACACCGCCGGTACCCCCGGGATCAGCCGCAGCGGACAGTGCGGGTGCCGCTGGCGCAGCGCCAGGAGCACATAGGAGCTGCTGGCGAACAGCGACACATCCCCCTCGCAGAGGAGCACCACCCGTTCACCAGCCGTCACCCGGGCCGCCAGGGCGTCGGCGGCGGTGTGCCAGGCGGCGATGCGGGGCGCAGCGTCCGCCACCATCGGAAACAGCAACGGCAGCCGCCGCTGGCCGGGAGCAATCCAGGGAGCGGCAATCGCCGCCGCCATGCCCTCTCCGCCCTCACGGGCCACCGGATAGGCCACCACTGCCGCGGCCTGGATCGCCCGCACCGCCGCCACGGTGAGCAGTGCGGCATCGCCTGGCCCCACGCCCACGAGGGTGAGCCCCCTGAACGCCTCAGCCTCGGGGGTTCCTACATTCACCAACTGAGGCCCCGGCGCCATGAGTCTGCTTGTTTTGTATCGGCACGATGCCAGCACCCCTGCTCGCCAGGAGCAACACGCCGAGCTGATCACCAGCGACGCCAAGCGCATCCAGCAGGAACTGGCCAGCCGTGGCATCCGCTTCCAGCGCTGGCCGGCCCGGGCCGAACTGCCCGCCGGTGCCAGCCCGGAGCAGATCCTGGCGGCCTACTGCAGCGAGATCGCCCGGGTGCAGGCCGGCGGCACTTACCCCACGGTGGATGCCATCCGCCTGGCCCCCAACCATCCCGACCGCGACGCCCTGCGCCAGAAGTTCCTGGCCGAGCACACCCACAGCGAAGACGAGGTGCGCTTCTTTGTGGAGGGGCAAGGCCTGTTCTGCCTTCACCTCGGCGATGAAGTGCTGCAGCTGATCTGCGAAGCCGGCGACTGGATCGCCGTGCCTGCCGGCACCCGCCACTGGTTTGACATGGGCCCCGAGCCCCAGTTCTGCGCCCTGCGCTTCTTCAACAACCCCGATGGCTGGGTGGCCCAGTTCACTGGCGACGCTATCGCTGCGAGCTACCCATTGCTCGATCAGCTGGGCGCCCCCACGGCCTGACCCTTCACCCCCGCCGAGTGCATCCGCACCTGAGCGGGATCGCCCCTGGGCCCTTCCAGGGCCGACTGTTCCACGGCGGCCAGCTGCTCCAGCCGGGCCGTCGTGATGTCTCGCCCGAAACGCCCTTCCGCCAGCAGCCAATAGAGGCCGAAATGGCGAGCCTCGCTGGCCAGCAGATCGCTGTAGAGATCCCGCAGCTCCCCATCGGGGCTGTGGGCGGCCAGCAGGCCCATGCGCTCGTGGCTGCGGGCCTCGATCAGCCCGGCCACCAGAAAAGCATCGAGCATCCGATCCGGCTCCTGGCGACGGATGGCCTTGCTCAGCTCACTGCCATAGCCCGGAGCGGGCAGCGGCCGCAGGGGGATGCCCCGGGCCTGCAGCAGGGCCAGCACCTGCTCGAAGTGCTCCAGCTCCTCCCGGGCCAGGGCACTGAGGGCAGCCCCCAGCTCGCCATCGCCGGGATAGCGGAACATCAGCTGCAGCGCCACACCCGCCGCCTTGCGCTCGCAGTGGGCATGGTCGATCAGCACCAGATCGGGGCGGGCGATGGCCTGCTCCAGCCAGGACTGGCTGGTGGGAGCGGCCAACCAGCGGATGCGGCTCTGCAGGGGCTCCAGGGGAAGGGGAACAGGCAACTTCACGAGCGCTCAGGCGGATGCACCATCGACGGGACGCAGCTGGGCCACCAGACCCTCCAGCGCCAGCCCGTAGCTGAGCGGGCCGAAGCCGCAAATCACCCCCACCGCCCGATCCGCCAGAAAGGAGTGGTGGCGAAAGGGCTCACGGGCATGGGTGTTGCTCAGATGCAACTCCACATAGGGAATGGCCACCGCCAGCAGGGCATCCCTCAGGGCGATCGAGGTGTGGGTGTAGGCGCCGGCATTGATCAGGATGCCGTCCACCATGCCCCTGGCCCCATGGATGCGGTCCACCAGGGCTCCCTCGTGGTTGCTCTGGAAACAGTCGATCGCCACCCCCAGGGCAGCAGCCCGCTCCTGCAGGCCGGTGTTGATCTGCTCCAGGGTGGCGCTGCCGTAGAGCCCCGGCTCGCGGGTGCCGAGCAGGTTGAGATTGGGGCCGTGGAGGGCGAGCAGCTGCATGGGTGGGTTGGCGTCCAACCAGCCAAGCAGAGGGCCTCAGCTGGGGGGAGGCTGGCTGGTAAGTTCTTGGGGTGTGGTTCGGGTCGGTGCCCGAGTGGTTAATGGGGGCGGACTGTAAATCCGCTGGCTCTGCCTACGTTGGTTCAAATCCAACCCGGCCCACCTTCCACATGCCCTTGTAGCTCAGCGGTAGAGCACTCCCTTGGTAAGGGAGAGGTCACGAGTTCAAGTCTCGTCAAGGGCTTCCAGCCCTGATTCCCTCGGGCACCGGGGAATCAAAAACAGCAGTTCCAGAGGGGGCTGGATTCCCTGAGATCCTCCTGCCGCCATCGGCAGGGCCTTCCGCCACGCCACCCCGCATCTGGGACGTTTGCGGTGTGATCTCCTTCGGTGTGATCCCCGCCAGCTTCGTGCTTGGCGTTTTGCACTCCTCCAGTTCCGGACAGATCAGATCGGCGGCGCGGCGGGCGTCGCTGAGCACCCGTAGCAGCACGCGAGGGGACTGCCGCAGCAGGTCCAACCAACCCGCCAGGTAAGCCGCGTGGTTGCTGGCATCGCTGCCGATCTCCAGCCTGTCGCCCAGCAGCACTGCCCCCAGCTCAGCCACCAGCTCCTCGCGGGCATAGGCCCGACCGCCATCACCCGCGGCCCCCATTCCACCGCTGAGATCCCGCGCCAGCCGGTTGGCATGCCCGGTGGAATGGATCGCCTCATGGGCCCAGGTGGCATAGAGGGCAGCCGCAGAGTGAAAGCAGTCGCGGGCTGGCAGCCAGATCTGGTCGACGGCCGGCAGATAGCAGGCCCGATCGCCCTCAAAGCGCACCGGCACCGGCCAGCGGCCGAGCACCTGCTCCGCCGCCGCCAGCCGTTCGGGCTCGGCCCGGCAGGCCAGCCCATCGGCGGCCCGGCGGGCCGCAATCAGCCCTGCCAGGGCCTCCCCCTCCAGGTCGGCGGCATTGAACACGGCCATCGGCCGGAAACTCACCCAACCACTTCCGCTGGCGGACTGGATTTCAGCCTCCTCCTCCCCGGCACGCCCGGTCGCCTCCGGGAGGTGGCCCTGATGCACCTGAGGCCGCAGCACATGCACCGCCTTGCTGCCCTTGCGGGGGAAGATGCCACGGGCCCGGGCCTCGGCGAAACCGCACCAGTAGGGGAGGCTGGAGGCCCGCAGATGCTGGCCCAGCTGCAGCAGCACCGGATTGGCCCCCCGGTAGCGGCGGCCCGAGAACAGATTCACCTGATGCCCGCCGCCGGCGCCATCCCAGT encodes:
- a CDS encoding DUF1738 domain-containing protein, which translates into the protein MASLIALLEAGTTPWRRDWDGAGGGHQVNLFSGRRYRGANPVLLQLGQHLRASSLPYWCGFAEARARGIFPRKGSKAVHVLRPQVHQGHLPEATGRAGEEEAEIQSASGSGWVSFRPMAVFNAADLEGEALAGLIAARRAADGLACRAEPERLAAAEQVLGRWPVPVRFEGDRACYLPAVDQIWLPARDCFHSAAALYATWAHEAIHSTGHANRLARDLSGGMGAAGDGGRAYAREELVAELGAVLLGDRLEIGSDASNHAAYLAGWLDLLRQSPRVLLRVLSDARRAADLICPELEECKTPSTKLAGITPKEITPQTSQMRGGVAEGPADGGRRISGNPAPSGTAVFDSPVPEGIRAGSP
- a CDS encoding precorrin-2 C(20)-methyltransferase; translated protein: MAPGPQLVNVGTPEAEAFRGLTLVGVGPGDAALLTVAAVRAIQAAAVVAYPVAREGGEGMAAAIAAPWIAPGQRRLPLLFPMVADAAPRIAAWHTAADALAARVTAGERVVLLCEGDVSLFASSSYVLLALRQRHPHCPLRLIPGVPAVCAAAAAASSADLAWPLALQSEGLLIRPTPEGGVDLLRLLERAASDGTVLALLKLGHRWSWVRPLLAERGVLEGALFAQRVGWPDQLLAPAVAVPADEQPYFSLLLIRQGWPEVLP
- the dusB gene encoding tRNA dihydrouridine synthase DusB, with product MSAPPVLSDPQPAAAAARLQGRGALELGGNGALRHLRCRVLQSPLAGVSDRIFRGLVRRWAADALLFTEMVNATSLELGHGRQKVEELAEEAGPIGVQLFDHRPAAMAEAARRAEAAGAFLIDINMGCPVKKIARKGGGSGLIRDPELAARIVDTVAAAVRIPVTVKTRLGWCGAPDGDSATLAVRWCRQLEGAGAQLLTLHGRTREQGFKGSADWAAIAAVKQALAIPLIANGDIHSPDDALRCLAQTGADGVMVGRGTMGAPWLVGQIDAALCGRPIPPTPGPAEKLALAAEQLRALVAAKGDHGLLIARKHLSWTCNGFPGAPQLRHALMRAPTPAEALALLEQAQQTLEPS
- a CDS encoding tRNA-(ms[2]io[6]A)-hydroxylase codes for the protein MQSRIRWLAAPTSQSWLEQAIARPDLVLIDHAHCERKAAGVALQLMFRYPGDGELGAALSALAREELEHFEQVLALLQARGIPLRPLPAPGYGSELSKAIRRQEPDRMLDAFLVAGLIEARSHERMGLLAAHSPDGELRDLYSDLLASEARHFGLYWLLAEGRFGRDITTARLEQLAAVEQSALEGPRGDPAQVRMHSAGVKGQAVGAPS
- a CDS encoding cation:proton antiporter; the encoded protein is MLTAVIGVVALKLRQPLIIGYIIAGILVGPAALNWVSGGSELKLLSSVGISVLLFVVGLKLDVGLIRSVGPVALATGLGQIVFTSLFGFLIALGLGYAAVPALYIAVCLTFSSTIIIVKLLSDKREIDSLHGRIAVGFLVVQDIAVILAMILLTSFNLQGGGGIAGQAIRLLLVGSAFVLGTAATMRWVMPPLLGRLAQNQELLVLFAVAWAVGLAALADVVGFSKEVGAFLGGVSIASTAYREAIASRLTGLRDFLLLFFFIDLGSGLNVSAAGLQLGPALVLSLFVLVGNPLIVVAIMGAMGYRRRTGLMAGLTVAQISEFSLILAALGLQLGQLGEGEVSLITLVGVITIALSTYMILGSERLYRWLKDPLRLLERATPFSELGTSTSGPARVDVILLGLGRFGGAIHRQLQPHNLSILGIDFDPQALRLAAAQGLPVQYGDSEDPEFTASLPLSSATVVVSTLPSLEANAAIHHGLETAGFQGHFIATAHDEAEVAKLEFLGAQRTLLPFLDAAERAAELIVEDLLVLRAQAPA
- the aroQ gene encoding type II 3-dehydroquinate dehydratase, giving the protein MQLLALHGPNLNLLGTREPGLYGSATLEQINTGLQERAAALGVAIDCFQSNHEGALVDRIHGARGMVDGILINAGAYTHTSIALRDALLAVAIPYVELHLSNTHAREPFRHHSFLADRAVGVICGFGPLSYGLALEGLVAQLRPVDGASA
- a CDS encoding cupin domain-containing protein; translated protein: MSLLVLYRHDASTPARQEQHAELITSDAKRIQQELASRGIRFQRWPARAELPAGASPEQILAAYCSEIARVQAGGTYPTVDAIRLAPNHPDRDALRQKFLAEHTHSEDEVRFFVEGQGLFCLHLGDEVLQLICEAGDWIAVPAGTRHWFDMGPEPQFCALRFFNNPDGWVAQFTGDAIAASYPLLDQLGAPTA